Proteins from one Candidatus Manganitrophaceae bacterium genomic window:
- a CDS encoding toprim domain-containing protein, with protein sequence MKRQGVNSFEEVKRKVDILAFIEKSTGHRARRSGKGYTLPECPFCQGHGCFSITPEKQLYNCFQCPGKSGGDIFNYLCKLRGCDKRAALEELAKEAGFELPTSRFAKRDIREEILSQTKEDWSLPEAKDVWEYLINTRRLSPETLKGHDVGFFGDRSRLIGILKKKGFTYDEIKASGILTQGYGTFYQILFGWRAYNGRLSGFIAGATKARLKTVKPEEEDSYPKYKNAADLQVDSPYNLYYAKRRVPEDATLVIVEGILDVLQMLSHGVFNTVALGGTSFKEGFGEALAMTRFLRLIILLDSDKAGKQGTSQLIRHLIQAHPKFTLYVTEITAVDPLDQNRRIKDPDELIIKLGPEVLKKVIRYPAKAGPWLVLAMRDQYDMKNSIDRDRAFEEVASLWGFISDEVERKEVLRYLADGSEMPQEDIRKTIEKYAQRPSAGVAPKQAAAESNKNEIKKEGSSLILSSLAELQRKLKDSKEGNKDIRRRNKVLLRAYGAFVVQTKELAKAGLLWHVNRLSEGHIGLLRQLRKDPMRAQTMVEKIDQIFTAARLSEIDRIQKEIERLCDQGDANEGEG encoded by the coding sequence ATGAAACGCCAAGGAGTGAATTCTTTCGAGGAGGTTAAAAGGAAAGTCGATATTCTCGCGTTTATCGAGAAATCTACAGGGCATCGGGCGCGGAGATCGGGAAAGGGCTACACCTTGCCGGAATGCCCTTTCTGTCAGGGACATGGATGTTTTTCGATTACTCCGGAGAAACAACTTTATAACTGTTTCCAGTGTCCTGGAAAAAGCGGGGGAGATATCTTCAATTATCTTTGCAAACTCAGAGGTTGCGACAAACGCGCTGCCCTGGAGGAGCTCGCGAAAGAAGCGGGTTTTGAACTGCCGACTTCCCGCTTCGCGAAGCGGGATATCCGGGAAGAAATCCTGTCCCAGACGAAGGAAGACTGGTCCCTTCCCGAGGCGAAAGACGTTTGGGAGTACTTGATTAACACGCGCCGTCTCTCTCCCGAGACTTTGAAGGGCCACGACGTCGGCTTTTTCGGGGACCGCTCCAGGCTCATCGGAATTTTGAAAAAAAAGGGTTTCACCTACGACGAGATCAAAGCGTCCGGGATTCTAACTCAGGGATATGGGACCTTCTATCAGATTCTGTTCGGATGGCGGGCATACAACGGCAGATTGTCCGGATTCATCGCGGGGGCGACGAAGGCCCGACTGAAAACAGTCAAACCCGAAGAGGAGGATAGCTATCCGAAATACAAGAATGCGGCCGACCTTCAGGTCGACTCTCCATATAATCTCTATTATGCAAAAAGAAGAGTTCCCGAGGACGCGACTTTGGTCATCGTCGAGGGTATCCTCGACGTCCTTCAAATGCTATCGCACGGCGTGTTTAATACGGTCGCTTTGGGGGGAACGTCCTTTAAGGAAGGTTTTGGCGAGGCATTGGCGATGACTCGGTTCCTCCGTCTCATTATTCTATTGGACAGCGATAAGGCCGGAAAGCAGGGTACCTCGCAGTTGATTCGACACCTCATTCAGGCGCATCCTAAATTTACGCTTTACGTAACTGAAATCACCGCGGTCGATCCGCTGGACCAGAATCGAAGGATCAAGGATCCGGACGAATTGATCATCAAGCTGGGACCCGAGGTCCTCAAAAAGGTCATTCGCTATCCTGCCAAAGCGGGCCCCTGGCTCGTTCTCGCCATGCGCGATCAGTATGATATGAAAAACTCGATCGATCGCGACCGGGCGTTTGAGGAGGTCGCCTCGTTGTGGGGTTTTATTTCCGACGAAGTCGAGCGGAAGGAGGTGCTTCGATATCTGGCGGATGGATCGGAAATGCCACAAGAAGATATTCGAAAGACAATTGAGAAATACGCGCAGCGGCCCTCCGCCGGCGTCGCTCCAAAGCAGGCGGCGGCAGAATCTAATAAAAATGAAATAAAAAAGGAAGGGAGTTCTCTTATTCTATCGTCCCTGGCTGAGCTTCAGCGGAAGCTCAAGGATTCCAAAGAAGGGAATAAAGACATCAGGAGAAGGAACAAGGTTCTACTCCGGGCCTATGGCGCCTTTGTGGTTCAAACGAAAGAGCTCGCGAAGGCCGGTCTTCTATGGCATGTCAATCGGTTGTCGGAGGGACACATCGGTCTTCTGCGGCAGCTCCGCAAGGATCCCATGAGAGCGCAGACGATGGTAGAAAAGATCGATCAGATCTTTACGGCGGCCAGGCTTTCAGAAATCGACCGGATACAGAAGGAGATCGAACGGTTGTGCGATCAAGGTGATGCGAACGAAGGAGAGGGGTAA
- a CDS encoding phospholipase D family protein: protein MLGQANKAILPFALLISLNCFFPSPNLWAGAPALEVCFTPGESCTEKIVKALSQSRTSVLVQAYSFTSAPIARALVDAHKRGVHVEMILDRSNKSQKYSSADFVSRAGIPTFIDSRHAIAHNKIMIIDGETVVTGSFNFTKAAEEKNAENLLVIPDKSLASRYTANWQVHKRHSEVYSGR, encoded by the coding sequence ATGCTGGGCCAAGCCAATAAAGCGATCCTGCCGTTCGCGCTCCTGATTTCTCTAAACTGTTTCTTTCCATCACCGAATCTATGGGCCGGTGCCCCGGCACTGGAGGTCTGCTTTACTCCGGGAGAGAGCTGCACGGAGAAGATCGTCAAAGCATTGAGCCAAAGTAGGACGTCTGTGCTCGTTCAGGCCTATTCTTTCACGTCGGCCCCGATCGCTCGAGCTCTCGTTGACGCCCACAAGCGAGGTGTCCATGTCGAAATGATCCTCGATAGAAGCAACAAGAGTCAGAAATATTCATCCGCCGACTTTGTTTCTCGAGCCGGTATTCCGACGTTTATCGATTCTCGGCATGCGATCGCTCACAATAAAATAATGATCATTGACGGAGAGACGGTTGTTACCGGTTCTTTTAACTTCACAAAGGCTGCAGAGGAAAAGAATGCCGAAAATCTTCTTGTGATTCCCGATAAGTCTTTAGCCAGCCGATATACGGCGAACTGGCAGGTCCATAAAAGGCATTCGGAAGTTTACAGCGGTCGATAG
- a CDS encoding HU family DNA-binding protein, whose product MAKGIKKNGRFSFPGFGTFTVRARAARKGRNPQTGETIKIKASKSIKFKAAPSLKRSL is encoded by the coding sequence ATGGCAAAAGGGATAAAGAAGAATGGGAGATTCAGCTTTCCCGGGTTTGGCACATTTACCGTCCGCGCCCGCGCCGCGCGTAAAGGAAGAAACCCGCAAACGGGTGAGACTATTAAGATCAAAGCCTCCAAATCGATAAAGTTCAAGGCGGCTCCCTCTCTGAAAAGGAGCCTATAG
- a CDS encoding response regulator transcription factor yields the protein MKKKPKLNNTKPRTMVERDANFYRNPTQREIEVIRLVAEGYKNKEIAGEMGISVKTVETHRSNVMNKLAFRTVADLMRYAIQKGIIKIELE from the coding sequence ATGAAAAAGAAACCTAAACTCAACAATACTAAACCCAGAACCATGGTTGAGCGGGACGCCAACTTCTATCGTAACCCGACTCAAAGAGAAATAGAAGTGATCCGTCTCGTTGCTGAAGGCTATAAAAATAAGGAAATCGCAGGAGAGATGGGTATTTCGGTCAAAACTGTCGAAACTCACCGATCTAATGTCATGAATAAACTTGCTTTTCGAACTGTCGCGGACCTTATGAGATATGCAATCCAAAAGGGAATTATCAAGATAGAACTTGAGTGA
- a CDS encoding aldo/keto reductase yields the protein MQNIKLNNGVEIPILGFGVFQITDLTECERSVVDAIQTGYRHIDTAASYQNEEAVGRGIKRSGVAREELFITTKLWIQRNGYEGTIKAFENSLKRLQLDYLDLYLIHQPFGDVYGEWRAMEELYQQGKVRAIGVSNFPPDRIMDLMIHNKIPPAVDQIEVNPFNQQIDTQKFLKENGVQVEAWAPFAEGKNNIFKNELLLSIAAKHNKSVAQVILRWLTQRAIVVLSKSVRKERMIENISVFDFELSAEEMIAITTLDTKTSSFFDHRNPEMVKWLGTRKLDV from the coding sequence ATGCAAAACATTAAATTGAACAATGGTGTTGAAATACCTATTCTTGGCTTCGGCGTTTTTCAGATCACTGATTTGACCGAATGTGAAAGAAGCGTGGTTGATGCTATTCAAACTGGATATCGCCATATTGACACTGCCGCTTCTTACCAGAACGAAGAGGCGGTTGGAAGAGGCATCAAACGAAGTGGTGTAGCAAGAGAGGAATTGTTCATCACTACAAAACTTTGGATTCAAAGAAATGGCTATGAAGGCACAATAAAAGCCTTTGAAAATTCCCTGAAGCGCTTGCAACTAGATTACCTTGACTTGTATCTGATTCATCAACCTTTTGGCGATGTATATGGTGAATGGCGTGCGATGGAAGAACTGTATCAACAAGGCAAAGTCAGAGCTATCGGTGTTTCAAACTTTCCTCCTGACCGAATCATGGATTTGATGATTCACAACAAGATACCACCCGCGGTAGATCAGATTGAAGTGAACCCTTTCAATCAGCAAATTGATACGCAAAAGTTTTTAAAGGAAAACGGCGTTCAGGTGGAGGCATGGGCTCCTTTTGCAGAGGGAAAGAATAATATTTTTAAAAATGAATTACTGCTTTCAATCGCCGCGAAACATAACAAGAGTGTTGCCCAGGTCATTCTCCGCTGGCTTACACAAAGAGCAATCGTTGTTCTTTCAAAATCGGTTCGCAAAGAGAGGATGATAGAAAATATCAGCGTGTTTGATTTTGAATTAAGCGCGGAAGAGATGATTGCGATTACAACGTTAGACACAAAAACAAGTAGCTTCTTTGACCATCGTAATCCTGAGATGGTGAAATGGCTGGGTACCAGGAAATTAGATGTTTAA
- a CDS encoding sigma-70 family RNA polymerase sigma factor, which produces MKDEVLSKLLSNRERLLSYVRKKLSNPELAEDVLQDSLLKALRAAPDLREDEKLFPWFYRILNNAIVDAYRRKHIEAQHLEPYTEDHDLAITPEEEANLCTCFRDLIPTLKPEYAELIEALDLAHGNPIQMAKKLGITSNNLKVRRHRARQALLQRLEETCRSCAKHGCLDCTCRKDQI; this is translated from the coding sequence ATGAAAGACGAAGTCCTATCCAAGCTCTTGAGTAATCGGGAGAGGCTCCTCAGTTACGTTCGTAAGAAACTCTCCAATCCGGAGTTGGCGGAGGATGTGCTCCAGGATAGCTTGCTTAAAGCACTTCGGGCGGCGCCGGACCTAAGAGAGGATGAGAAGCTCTTTCCCTGGTTCTACAGGATCCTGAACAATGCCATTGTCGATGCCTACCGTCGCAAGCACATTGAGGCACAACATCTGGAACCGTATACTGAAGACCATGATTTGGCTATCACGCCTGAGGAGGAGGCCAACCTTTGTACCTGCTTTCGGGATTTGATCCCAACCCTCAAACCCGAATATGCCGAGTTGATTGAGGCATTGGATCTGGCTCACGGAAATCCTATACAGATGGCAAAAAAGCTCGGCATTACATCCAATAACCTGAAGGTGCGGAGGCACCGAGCGCGTCAGGCCCTCCTCCAACGATTAGAAGAAACCTGCCGGTCGTGCGCCAAACACGGCTGTCTCGATTGTACTTGTCGGAAGGATCAAATCTAG
- a CDS encoding heavy-metal-associated domain-containing protein: MAQLTFNIPKISCSHCVETITQALHPLVGVNQVSVDIPSKQLEVNYDKTRITIDRMREALAGINYPVASVQTESGEKRPDRRGAECSCCGA; encoded by the coding sequence ATGGCACAGCTTACCTTTAACATTCCTAAAATCTCTTGCAGCCACTGCGTGGAGACAATCACTCAAGCGCTCCATCCATTAGTTGGCGTGAATCAGGTTTCCGTCGATATTCCATCCAAGCAGTTGGAAGTTAATTATGATAAGACGCGCATTACGATCGACCGGATGAGAGAGGCCCTTGCCGGGATAAATTACCCTGTTGCATCGGTGCAAACAGAATCAGGCGAGAAACGTCCAGACCGACGCGGTGCGGAGTGTTCTTGCTGCGGCGCATAA
- a CDS encoding Spy/CpxP family protein refolding chaperone yields MKKSITSIFCLALFIFLAVPLTSFAEMQGGGEGKGGMMGEGMGGGMPMMQKMMGMHGMDAGMMEMMKMMQAMSRLDLTPDQKKKIESLKLKHQKEAIPLLSKTEMANVEIKELTLSDPIDLEKVKAKVKEKYTAMADLEVSHLALTQQMKGILTPEQRQKMESMMMEMGPMMGMGMMGGPAGKGKTEGETKAAPKTTPKGSEEAAPEGADPHGH; encoded by the coding sequence ATGAAAAAGTCGATCACCTCAATTTTCTGTCTGGCCCTCTTCATTTTTCTCGCGGTCCCACTGACTTCCTTCGCCGAAATGCAAGGGGGCGGAGAAGGAAAAGGAGGGATGATGGGAGAGGGAATGGGCGGCGGAATGCCGATGATGCAGAAAATGATGGGGATGCATGGCATGGATGCCGGGATGATGGAAATGATGAAGATGATGCAGGCCATGTCCCGCCTCGATCTCACCCCCGATCAAAAAAAGAAAATCGAATCGCTCAAGCTCAAACACCAGAAAGAAGCGATCCCGCTCCTCTCGAAAACCGAGATGGCCAATGTCGAAATCAAGGAGCTGACCCTTTCCGATCCGATTGATTTAGAGAAGGTTAAAGCGAAGGTGAAGGAAAAATACACCGCGATGGCCGATCTGGAGGTCAGTCATCTTGCTCTGACGCAGCAGATGAAAGGAATTCTCACCCCCGAGCAGCGGCAGAAGATGGAATCGATGATGATGGAAATGGGACCGATGATGGGCATGGGGATGATGGGAGGCCCCGCCGGAAAAGGCAAGACGGAGGGAGAAACCAAAGCGGCTCCAAAAACGACCCCGAAGGGATCGGAAGAAGCCGCCCCTGAAGGCGCCGATCCTCATGGCCATTGA
- a CDS encoding heavy metal translocating P-type ATPase — MTTDPVCGMKVDEKSAVGKAVYKGTTYYFCSSSCLQKFEATPTDYIKGGGAGEAPQSGPRAPKSSGMVKDPICGMVVDKATALHSERSGRTYYFCSVGCQRTFESPEAELKSMKTRVTIALTGVLALAVLRAAAFIALAAGATIVTWAPIPQLPWFTWGMWLFILVTPVQFIGGWSFYVGSWNAIKSRTINMDFLIALGTSVAYLYSVAVIFFPWVLPVPVEERAVYFEVSAVIIAFVLLGKYMEEMIKKRSSAAVRKLMDLKPATAHVLRERVEMEVPAETVMVDEIVIVRPGEKIPTDGVVLEGRSAVDESMLTGESMPVEKTPGSSVIGGTLNRTGLFRFTATRVGSETALAQIIKMVEEAQATSAPIQRLADQVTGYFVPAVVGVATLSFALWWISGNFPQGLLAFIAVLIIACPCALGIATPAALMVGVGKGAEGGILIRGGEVLERAEKLTAVIFDKTGTLTRGEPNVTDILSFGAHTETETLRMAAAVEVGSEHPLGEAIVRAAKHRSLELSKVTQFEAIPGYGIRGVIEGRVILLGARRLFKREGIDSSRAEEAMTRLESEGKTAMLVGCDGALAGIVAVADTLKPEAKEAVAALLREKVEVILLTGDNQQTARAIAREVGIQEVIAEVLPGDKARVVQDLQKKGKVVAMVGDGVNDAPALAAADIGIAIGSGSDVAKETGGIILVKNDVRDVVAGIRLSRATMRKIKQNLFWAFIYNTIGVPVAAFGYLNPIIAGAAMALSSLSVIVNSAMLKRAKISVD, encoded by the coding sequence ATGACAACCGATCCGGTCTGCGGAATGAAAGTGGATGAGAAGAGCGCGGTAGGAAAGGCCGTCTACAAAGGGACGACCTATTATTTCTGCTCGTCTTCCTGTCTGCAGAAGTTCGAAGCGACTCCCACCGACTACATCAAGGGAGGGGGCGCGGGAGAGGCGCCGCAGTCCGGTCCCCGCGCTCCCAAGTCGTCCGGGATGGTGAAAGACCCGATCTGCGGGATGGTGGTGGATAAAGCAACGGCGCTTCATTCGGAGCGGAGCGGTCGGACCTATTATTTCTGCAGCGTTGGCTGTCAGCGGACGTTTGAATCTCCGGAGGCGGAATTGAAGTCGATGAAAACCCGGGTGACGATTGCGCTCACCGGCGTATTGGCGCTCGCGGTTCTTCGCGCCGCCGCTTTCATTGCGCTGGCCGCCGGCGCCACCATCGTTACCTGGGCGCCGATTCCGCAGCTCCCCTGGTTTACCTGGGGGATGTGGCTCTTCATTCTGGTGACGCCGGTTCAGTTTATCGGCGGCTGGTCGTTCTACGTCGGCTCTTGGAATGCGATTAAGAGTCGAACCATCAATATGGACTTCCTGATCGCGCTTGGGACCAGCGTCGCCTATCTCTACAGCGTCGCGGTGATTTTCTTTCCCTGGGTCCTCCCGGTTCCGGTCGAAGAGCGGGCGGTCTACTTTGAGGTTTCCGCCGTCATCATCGCCTTTGTTCTGCTTGGGAAGTACATGGAGGAGATGATCAAGAAGCGCTCCTCCGCGGCGGTCCGAAAATTGATGGATTTAAAACCGGCGACCGCCCATGTCCTTCGAGAAAGGGTCGAGATGGAGGTCCCCGCCGAGACGGTGATGGTCGATGAGATCGTGATTGTCCGGCCCGGCGAGAAGATTCCGACGGATGGAGTCGTCCTGGAGGGGCGCTCGGCCGTCGACGAATCGATGCTGACCGGAGAGTCGATGCCGGTGGAGAAAACGCCGGGATCTTCGGTCATCGGTGGAACCTTGAACCGGACGGGGCTTTTCCGATTCACGGCGACACGGGTCGGATCGGAGACGGCGCTTGCGCAAATCATCAAAATGGTCGAAGAGGCGCAGGCGACCAGCGCGCCGATCCAGCGGCTCGCTGATCAGGTCACCGGCTACTTTGTCCCGGCCGTGGTCGGCGTGGCGACCCTCTCATTTGCCCTCTGGTGGATTTCGGGAAACTTTCCGCAGGGTCTGCTTGCCTTCATCGCGGTGCTGATCATCGCCTGCCCTTGCGCCCTGGGGATTGCGACGCCGGCGGCGCTGATGGTCGGCGTGGGGAAGGGAGCCGAGGGAGGGATCTTGATCCGCGGCGGAGAGGTCTTGGAGCGCGCGGAGAAGCTGACCGCCGTCATCTTTGACAAGACCGGCACCCTCACGCGCGGGGAGCCGAATGTGACCGACATCCTCTCCTTCGGCGCTCATACCGAAACGGAAACCTTGCGGATGGCGGCGGCTGTCGAGGTCGGCTCCGAGCACCCGCTGGGAGAAGCGATTGTCCGCGCGGCGAAGCATCGGAGCTTGGAACTCTCCAAGGTGACGCAGTTTGAGGCGATCCCCGGTTATGGGATCCGAGGCGTCATCGAGGGCCGGGTCATTCTGCTCGGCGCCCGCCGTCTCTTCAAACGGGAGGGAATCGATTCCTCTCGGGCGGAAGAGGCGATGACCCGCTTGGAATCGGAGGGGAAGACCGCCATGCTGGTGGGGTGTGATGGAGCCCTTGCAGGGATCGTCGCCGTTGCCGACACACTGAAGCCGGAAGCGAAGGAGGCAGTCGCCGCCCTGCTTCGGGAGAAGGTCGAGGTGATTCTGCTCACCGGCGATAACCAGCAGACGGCCCGGGCCATTGCAAGGGAGGTTGGGATTCAGGAGGTGATCGCTGAGGTCCTCCCGGGGGATAAAGCGCGGGTCGTTCAGGACCTTCAGAAAAAAGGAAAGGTGGTGGCGATGGTCGGAGACGGCGTGAACGACGCCCCGGCGCTCGCCGCCGCCGACATCGGAATCGCCATCGGCTCCGGCTCCGACGTGGCGAAGGAGACCGGCGGGATCATCCTGGTCAAGAACGATGTCCGGGATGTCGTGGCGGGGATTCGGCTTTCCCGAGCGACCATGCGGAAGATCAAACAGAACCTTTTCTGGGCGTTCATCTATAACACCATCGGTGTTCCGGTGGCGGCGTTTGGCTATCTTAACCCGATCATCGCCGGGGCGGCGATGGCGCTCAGCTCGCTTTCGGTCATTGTAAACTCGGCGATGTTGAAGCGGGCAAAGATTTCCGTCGATTGA
- a CDS encoding DUF2933 domain-containing protein, producing the protein METQHPSQDRKSSRFNLALIAFLLIAAFFLLSEHRAHFFGILPYLLLLACPFLHLFMHGGHDGAASTDHTKGDKP; encoded by the coding sequence ATGGAGACGCAACATCCTTCACAAGACCGTAAGAGCAGTCGGTTTAATCTGGCGCTGATCGCCTTTCTACTGATTGCCGCTTTCTTCCTGCTGTCGGAGCACCGAGCCCACTTCTTTGGGATTCTCCCCTATCTGTTGTTGCTCGCCTGCCCGTTTCTTCACTTGTTTATGCATGGAGGACATGACGGAGCCGCTTCAACCGATCACACGAAAGGAGATAAGCCATGA
- a CDS encoding isoprenylcysteine carboxylmethyltransferase family protein, which translates to MNESSAYGLWPLVIINSLIFIIFAFSFTHPRTKRDWRSFGAFSAFIVALFTEMYGFPLTIYLLSGWLQSRYPGVNWLSHDSGHLLEILFGWRANPHFGPFHLLSNFLIFGGFILLSAAWKVLYEAQSSHTLATSGPYAKIRHPQYAGFVLILFGFLLQWPTILTLVMFPILVFMYVRLARREEREVLAEFGEAYARYMANTPAFFPRLSEGGAKQEADKPQRGAR; encoded by the coding sequence ATGAACGAATCATCCGCATACGGCCTCTGGCCGCTGGTAATTATCAACTCGCTGATCTTCATCATTTTTGCCTTTAGCTTCACGCATCCCCGCACGAAGCGGGACTGGCGCTCCTTCGGCGCTTTCTCGGCGTTCATCGTCGCGCTCTTCACGGAGATGTACGGCTTTCCTTTGACGATTTATCTCCTTTCCGGTTGGCTGCAAAGCCGCTACCCCGGTGTGAACTGGCTCTCGCATGATTCCGGGCACCTACTCGAGATCCTTTTCGGCTGGCGCGCCAATCCGCATTTCGGGCCATTTCATCTGCTCAGCAATTTTCTGATCTTCGGTGGGTTTATTCTCCTCTCCGCCGCCTGGAAGGTCCTCTATGAAGCCCAAAGCAGCCACACCCTGGCGACCTCAGGCCCCTACGCGAAGATTCGTCATCCGCAGTACGCAGGGTTTGTCCTGATCCTGTTCGGATTCCTGCTGCAATGGCCGACGATTTTGACACTGGTCATGTTTCCGATTCTGGTCTTCATGTATGTCCGTCTCGCTCGGCGGGAAGAGCGGGAGGTCCTGGCGGAGTTCGGCGAGGCATATGCCCGTTATATGGCGAATACGCCGGCTTTTTTCCCGCGTCTCTCAGAGGGCGGCGCTAAACAGGAAGCGGACAAGCCTCAAAGAGGAGCCCGGTGA
- a CDS encoding methionine adenosyltransferase, producing MIDRKIVVNPMARPRIEEEEVEMCECKGIGHPDTIADGVCEAASRAVSSAYIRTYGAVLHHNLDKGLLVAGQSAPRFGGGHWIDPIKIFICGRATNSDPKLDIKKIVSDAARGYLEENIRCDLKYFEIMTEIKEGSANLKEVFRRGDGAPLANDTSFGCGYAPYSRLEQRVLKLSQLIQSSAFRTSFRAAGDDYKIMGHRVNGDLSFTIALALIDRYVEGIERYFIIKKAIHDYLADHLGAPAVIRINTLDDPAARDERGVYLTVSGLSAEMGDDGQVGRGNRVNSLITPGREMSLEAAAGKNPVSHVGKIYNVLALLMAREIHEEVEEVSVKLLSAIGEPTDQPQVAAIEVRTSEGLSVELKRSVTAIADGWLENIDQVTRLILDEKVSLY from the coding sequence ATGATTGATCGGAAGATCGTCGTCAATCCGATGGCTCGTCCACGGATCGAGGAGGAGGAAGTCGAGATGTGCGAGTGTAAGGGGATCGGGCATCCCGACACGATCGCCGACGGAGTCTGTGAGGCCGCATCCCGCGCGGTATCCTCGGCTTATATTCGGACCTACGGCGCCGTTTTGCATCATAATCTGGACAAAGGGTTGCTCGTAGCGGGCCAAAGCGCCCCTCGGTTCGGCGGCGGACATTGGATAGATCCGATCAAGATCTTCATCTGCGGCCGGGCCACCAATTCCGATCCGAAGTTGGATATCAAGAAAATCGTCTCGGATGCCGCGCGCGGATATTTGGAGGAAAATATCCGGTGCGACCTGAAATACTTCGAGATCATGACCGAAATCAAAGAAGGGAGCGCGAACTTAAAAGAGGTCTTCCGGCGCGGTGATGGCGCGCCACTGGCGAACGATACCTCCTTCGGGTGCGGCTATGCCCCCTACTCCCGGTTGGAGCAGCGGGTCCTAAAACTGTCGCAGTTGATCCAATCGTCCGCGTTCAGGACATCGTTCCGCGCCGCAGGAGACGACTACAAGATCATGGGGCATCGCGTGAACGGCGATCTTTCCTTCACGATCGCGCTTGCCCTCATCGACCGATACGTCGAAGGGATCGAACGCTACTTCATAATCAAGAAGGCAATCCACGACTACCTCGCCGATCACCTCGGCGCGCCGGCCGTGATCCGAATCAACACCCTCGATGATCCCGCGGCGCGGGATGAACGGGGCGTCTATCTGACCGTATCGGGATTGAGCGCCGAGATGGGGGATGACGGCCAGGTCGGTCGCGGTAACCGAGTGAACAGCTTGATCACGCCGGGACGCGAGATGTCGCTGGAGGCGGCCGCGGGGAAGAACCCCGTCTCGCATGTCGGGAAGATCTACAATGTTCTCGCCCTCCTGATGGCGCGCGAGATCCACGAGGAGGTCGAGGAGGTGAGCGTCAAGCTATTGTCGGCGATTGGAGAGCCGACGGACCAGCCGCAGGTCGCGGCGATCGAAGTTCGCACAAGTGAAGGCCTCAGCGTTGAATTGAAACGGTCGGTGACAGCGATCGCGGACGGGTGGCTGGAGAACATCGACCAGGTCACGCGGCTGATTTTGGACGAGAAAGTGTCTCTTTATTGA